One Sphingobacteruim zhuxiongii DNA window includes the following coding sequences:
- a CDS encoding DEAD/DEAH box helicase, whose product MSLEKLKLSKRLHSNMNELGYFTAKEFQVKTLSRIVGGHSLIGIAPEGAGKTTTYILGALMRLKYSEDEAPKILVLAPNEERIEEIVEAFYTISKNKNLAIMGLKASGSMEEEIEDLVRGVDIVVATPNRARAVYLKLGLNLNRIQTFIIDDAEDIVKQGMSNTVRELAQSCGKVQYLAFSTVEHEKLHAMIDIFMPFATKIEVEELAEQAHETYDLLLYQVPNFTTKVNLLNDLMRDEEVFDKVVVFVNTTHTARKILERLYVKKGVAAIYEGTNPQDYNIQETSIFKQHPECRILIVSYEQTSDIDVAGIPFIFHFEIPEEKELFVKHVLKSNDDDAIAISFATDLELPEIKRIEQALGKKIPVEPLPEDLLIYTAADTPKEKNVIDETQGGAFHKKKESNSKTYNYGGGTKAKMTMKNKKR is encoded by the coding sequence GTGTCATTAGAAAAACTGAAACTTAGCAAGCGTTTGCATTCCAATATGAATGAACTTGGTTATTTTACAGCCAAAGAATTTCAAGTAAAAACATTATCAAGAATTGTCGGCGGACATAGTTTAATCGGTATCGCTCCTGAAGGTGCTGGTAAAACAACGACCTATATCCTTGGGGCCTTAATGCGTCTTAAATATTCCGAAGACGAAGCTCCAAAAATATTAGTGTTGGCACCGAATGAAGAACGTATTGAAGAGATTGTAGAAGCTTTCTATACTATCAGTAAGAATAAGAACCTAGCAATTATGGGTCTAAAGGCTTCTGGAAGTATGGAGGAAGAGATCGAAGACTTAGTTCGCGGGGTTGATATTGTTGTTGCTACGCCGAATCGTGCAAGAGCCGTTTACCTAAAATTAGGTTTAAATTTAAACCGTATACAAACGTTCATTATTGATGATGCGGAAGATATCGTGAAACAAGGCATGTCGAACACCGTTCGCGAGTTAGCACAAAGCTGTGGCAAAGTGCAATATTTAGCATTTAGTACAGTGGAACATGAGAAACTGCATGCCATGATTGATATATTCATGCCGTTTGCGACTAAGATCGAAGTAGAGGAACTTGCAGAACAAGCGCATGAAACCTACGATTTACTACTCTATCAGGTACCGAACTTCACGACAAAGGTCAACTTATTAAATGATCTTATGCGCGATGAGGAAGTGTTCGATAAAGTTGTCGTATTTGTCAATACCACACATACTGCACGTAAGATATTAGAAAGGCTATACGTTAAAAAAGGCGTAGCCGCTATCTATGAAGGTACAAATCCGCAGGATTACAATATCCAAGAAACAAGTATTTTCAAACAACATCCAGAGTGTAGAATTCTGATTGTTTCCTATGAACAAACTTCAGATATTGATGTGGCAGGTATTCCATTTATCTTCCACTTTGAAATTCCAGAAGAGAAAGAATTATTTGTGAAGCATGTGTTGAAGTCGAATGACGACGACGCTATTGCGATTAGCTTTGCAACAGATTTGGAGCTTCCAGAGATCAAACGAATAGAACAGGCATTAGGGAAAAAAATTCCTGTAGAGCCTTTACCTGAGGATCTGTTGATCTACACAGCAGCCGATACTCCGAAGGAGAAGAATGTTATCGATGAAACCCAAGGCGGTGCATTCCACAAGAAAAAAGAAAGCAATAGCAAAACATATAATTATGGTGGCGGAACAAAAGCCAAGATGACCATGAAGAATAAAAAGAGATAA
- a CDS encoding SusC/RagA family TonB-linked outer membrane protein has translation MKSSKSFLSKFLMSFFLPILFPMLIFGQSDRTINGVIIDEATKKPLVGALVKVRSTNKSSSTAELGKFQISVKTGDVIDVSYVGYVRKSYTITANNQYNIMLSPVEQQVEEVVVMGYGQQISKQDLTGAVSQVKMKDLEKAPVPNIDQALQGRVAGVQVSGTDGQPGEGLNIVIRGGNSLTQDNSPLYVVDGFPMEDFASSSINPDDIASISILKDASSTSIYGARGANGVVLIETKKGKAGSPVITFNNSIGIQQVQKKMEMMDPYEFVKYQQELNLRNATSMYLDSVGRTLEDYKSIAGVNWQDQVFSNSLNRIHNLGIRGGNAQTKFSISGSVNDQNGIIIHTGYQRYQGRIAIDQNIGKKLKVGLTANYTKRKTFGGVIREGEGVTITSHLLSRVWAYRPVTGSGSNLLEEDMDADAENQYDARFNPVVTQENSYNLKYYTDLISNGYIDYQILPELKFKSTLIYSSSQYQFDDFYNSKTPQGTSISYFNSKGVNASLNNGSRNTFSTNNTLNFTKTYNNHHKIYALAGLEIQTSNVKSYGFSVQQLPNERLGMAGVKQGIPLDIRSTWADYSLFSFFGRVDYSYKSKYILTGTLRSDGSSKFSPENRWGYFPAAALAWNATNEEWFKSQKVLNTAKFRLSYGMNGNNRIGEYTRFPMLSLPMTNAYSWGNESPTLGAVMTALPSQGIKWETTENIDLGLDLSFLKGRLEVIVDLYRKNTRDLLMNTQIPTSQGFSFAMKNVGSVRNDGLEFTISSHNIKSKDFNWTTDFNISFNRSKILALNGDQDKIMSFPTFISQYGSNPLYISEVGRPVGMIYGLDWEGTYKYDDFNSPAEGVYELKNNITDNGTGNVMPGDIKYKDQNGDYTIDSKDLTIIGRGLPIHIGGLNNQFSYKGLTLAVFFQWSFGNDIYNANRLHYEGNGNVRTNLNQYASYNDRWSPENPDSDIFRANGQGVIGWHSSRVLEDGSYLRLKTVSIDYNIPTKYIRAVKLKGLAIGVAGQNLYTWTNYSGMDPEVSTRNTTLMPGFDYSAYPMARTIVGTLKATF, from the coding sequence ATGAAATCGAGTAAATCATTTTTATCGAAATTTCTAATGTCTTTCTTCTTGCCTATACTTTTTCCAATGCTAATATTTGGACAAAGTGATCGAACGATTAACGGTGTAATCATCGACGAGGCGACAAAGAAACCACTTGTGGGTGCATTAGTAAAAGTAAGATCAACCAACAAGAGTAGCAGTACTGCTGAGCTAGGAAAGTTCCAAATCAGCGTAAAGACAGGCGACGTAATAGATGTTAGTTATGTAGGCTATGTCCGCAAGTCTTATACCATCACCGCGAATAATCAATATAACATTATGTTGAGTCCTGTGGAGCAACAAGTTGAAGAAGTTGTGGTAATGGGCTATGGACAGCAAATTAGTAAGCAAGATTTAACAGGGGCGGTATCGCAAGTGAAGATGAAAGACTTGGAGAAGGCACCTGTTCCTAATATTGACCAGGCCTTGCAGGGACGTGTCGCAGGGGTTCAAGTCTCTGGAACCGATGGGCAGCCGGGAGAGGGATTAAATATTGTAATACGGGGAGGAAATTCTCTAACGCAAGATAATTCACCGCTCTATGTCGTGGATGGCTTCCCGATGGAAGACTTTGCCAGTTCTAGTATCAATCCTGATGATATAGCCTCGATCAGCATCCTGAAAGATGCTTCTTCCACCAGTATATATGGTGCTCGCGGTGCCAATGGGGTTGTTTTAATCGAAACGAAGAAAGGAAAAGCAGGATCTCCTGTGATAACCTTCAATAATTCAATCGGGATACAACAAGTACAAAAGAAGATGGAGATGATGGATCCTTATGAATTCGTCAAGTACCAACAGGAACTCAATTTGAGGAATGCGACTTCGATGTATTTAGATTCAGTTGGTCGTACTTTAGAAGATTACAAGAGCATTGCTGGTGTCAATTGGCAAGATCAGGTTTTCAGCAATTCGCTGAATAGAATTCATAACCTGGGAATCCGAGGCGGAAATGCGCAGACCAAGTTCTCTATTTCTGGATCGGTGAACGATCAGAATGGTATCATCATTCATACGGGCTATCAACGTTACCAAGGACGTATAGCGATCGATCAGAATATTGGGAAGAAGCTGAAAGTTGGCTTAACCGCCAATTACACCAAGCGTAAGACCTTTGGGGGCGTTATTCGTGAAGGAGAAGGGGTGACGATTACTTCGCATCTCTTAAGTCGTGTATGGGCCTATAGACCGGTTACAGGATCGGGCTCCAACCTATTAGAGGAAGATATGGATGCAGACGCGGAGAATCAATATGATGCCCGCTTTAATCCGGTGGTTACGCAAGAAAACTCCTATAACTTAAAGTACTATACCGACTTGATTAGCAATGGGTATATCGACTATCAGATATTGCCGGAATTGAAGTTCAAGAGTACCTTAATTTACAGCTCGAGTCAATATCAATTTGACGATTTCTACAATTCGAAAACCCCACAAGGAACTTCCATTAGCTATTTCAATAGTAAAGGTGTCAATGCAAGCCTCAACAACGGCAGTAGAAATACATTCTCAACGAACAATACCTTAAACTTTACAAAGACCTATAATAACCATCATAAAATATATGCTTTAGCGGGACTAGAGATACAAACATCGAATGTGAAGTCCTATGGTTTTTCAGTTCAGCAGTTGCCGAATGAGCGATTAGGTATGGCAGGCGTCAAACAAGGAATTCCTTTGGATATTCGCTCGACTTGGGCCGATTATTCATTGTTCTCTTTCTTTGGTCGTGTCGATTACAGTTATAAGTCTAAATATATTCTAACAGGTACATTACGTTCAGATGGTTCGTCGAAATTCTCACCAGAAAACCGCTGGGGATATTTTCCAGCTGCCGCTCTTGCTTGGAATGCAACTAATGAAGAGTGGTTTAAATCGCAGAAAGTGCTAAATACAGCCAAATTTAGATTAAGCTACGGTATGAACGGAAACAATCGTATTGGCGAGTACACCAGGTTTCCAATGCTATCCTTACCAATGACTAATGCGTACTCATGGGGCAATGAATCTCCAACATTGGGCGCTGTCATGACCGCATTGCCATCGCAGGGAATTAAATGGGAAACAACCGAGAATATCGACTTAGGTTTAGACTTAAGCTTCCTAAAAGGCCGTTTGGAAGTTATCGTCGACTTGTATCGTAAGAATACTCGCGATTTATTGATGAATACACAGATCCCAACAAGTCAAGGATTCTCATTCGCGATGAAGAATGTTGGCTCCGTACGTAATGATGGTTTAGAGTTTACTATCAGCTCCCATAATATTAAGAGCAAAGACTTTAACTGGACAACGGATTTCAATATCAGCTTCAACCGAAGTAAGATCTTAGCGTTGAATGGAGATCAAGATAAGATTATGAGCTTTCCAACCTTCATCTCGCAATATGGATCCAATCCATTGTATATTTCTGAAGTAGGAAGACCTGTCGGAATGATTTACGGACTCGATTGGGAAGGCACTTATAAATATGATGATTTTAATAGCCCTGCGGAAGGTGTTTACGAACTTAAGAATAACATCACTGACAATGGAACTGGGAATGTGATGCCAGGAGATATTAAATACAAAGATCAGAATGGCGACTATACAATTGACAGTAAGGATTTGACCATTATAGGTCGCGGACTACCAATCCATATTGGCGGATTGAATAACCAGTTTTCTTACAAGGGCTTGACTTTAGCAGTCTTCTTCCAATGGTCGTTTGGAAATGATATTTACAATGCAAATCGTCTTCACTATGAGGGCAACGGTAACGTTCGCACAAACCTGAATCAGTATGCTTCATACAACGATCGCTGGTCGCCGGAGAATCCAGATTCAGATATTTTCCGGGCGAATGGGCAAGGTGTAATCGGTTGGCATTCCTCTAGAGTGTTGGAAGATGGTTCTTACCTGCGTTTGAAAACAGTGTCTATCGACTATAATATCCCGACGAAATACATTCGTGCAGTAAAACTGAAAGGCCTCGCGATTGGTGTAGCCGGACAAAACCTATATACCTGGACCAATTACAGTGGAATGGATCCGGAGGTTTCCACTCGGAATACCACCCTAATGCCAGGCTTTGATTATTCAGCATACCCGATGGCAAGAACGATTGTAGGAACTTTAAAAGCAACATTTTAA
- a CDS encoding RagB/SusD family nutrient uptake outer membrane protein, whose product MRKSFKYILAALICSSSLSCKKFLDKTPYDLSPVGYYETDKELTAGLAGVYDRLGALYGGPWLYRLGLEADEGYYARNNLPQGPQNFNFSASHNDVASIWRTLYEGIFRANFLLENIDKNTSINENFRNQVRGEALALRAHYYFMLVQQFGGVPLLLEATKDSNENMDIPKSSAKEIYEQVLADFKAAESLVLDIGTVKHGGRMTKSAVRGMLARVCLYMAGEPLKDQSKYAEAKEWAAKVINDASAGHKLNPDFTEIFKNYARDQYDIGESIWEVEFWGNRTDTYTETGFVGFANGPITSNALTGNGFGGVKVTAKLYYKYAAGDERRDWTIANFVYVNSGAEGNKNMITATTEGSIYNRETAKWRREYETLRPKATGQTPQNFPLLRYSDILLMYAEADFYAANKTVSAQAVDYINQVRRRAYGKLKPEATDINEHDLSLQMDASEFETAIRDERMREFAFEQQRKFDLIRWGTFIIEMRAVVDRMNVVTPNAANLYAKERFVNAQHEKHLIWPIPSIELTMNKAMVQNPGW is encoded by the coding sequence ATGAGAAAATCATTTAAATATATACTGGCGGCACTGATTTGTAGTAGCAGCCTATCCTGTAAAAAGTTTTTAGATAAAACACCTTATGATTTGTCGCCCGTAGGTTATTATGAGACGGACAAAGAGCTTACGGCAGGACTTGCTGGCGTTTATGACCGACTGGGGGCTTTATATGGCGGACCTTGGCTTTATCGCTTGGGATTGGAAGCCGATGAAGGCTACTATGCGCGTAATAATCTTCCTCAAGGGCCACAGAACTTCAACTTCTCGGCCTCGCATAATGACGTCGCTTCTATTTGGAGGACACTTTATGAGGGGATATTCCGCGCGAATTTCTTGTTAGAGAATATCGATAAGAATACTAGCATCAATGAGAACTTCCGTAATCAGGTTCGTGGTGAAGCTTTAGCACTTCGTGCGCATTACTACTTTATGTTAGTGCAGCAATTCGGGGGCGTTCCATTATTGTTGGAGGCAACAAAAGACTCCAACGAGAATATGGATATTCCGAAATCCTCCGCGAAGGAAATCTATGAGCAGGTGTTAGCAGATTTTAAAGCGGCGGAAAGCTTAGTACTCGATATAGGTACCGTAAAACATGGGGGACGTATGACAAAATCTGCCGTGCGAGGTATGTTAGCCCGCGTATGCTTATACATGGCTGGCGAACCTTTAAAAGATCAATCGAAGTATGCGGAAGCCAAAGAATGGGCGGCGAAAGTCATCAACGATGCGTCTGCAGGACATAAGCTAAATCCAGATTTTACGGAGATTTTTAAGAACTATGCGCGCGATCAATACGATATCGGCGAGAGTATCTGGGAGGTTGAATTCTGGGGAAATCGTACAGATACCTACACCGAAACTGGCTTCGTTGGCTTTGCAAATGGACCGATTACTAGCAATGCTTTGACAGGTAATGGATTCGGTGGGGTGAAAGTAACCGCCAAGCTATACTATAAATACGCTGCCGGCGATGAACGCAGGGATTGGACCATAGCGAACTTTGTATATGTGAATTCGGGTGCGGAGGGCAATAAAAATATGATTACCGCGACAACAGAAGGCTCTATTTATAACCGAGAGACTGCAAAATGGCGCCGAGAGTATGAGACCTTAAGGCCAAAGGCAACCGGCCAAACGCCACAAAACTTTCCTTTATTGCGTTATTCCGATATCCTCTTAATGTATGCTGAGGCAGATTTTTACGCTGCTAATAAAACCGTGTCTGCGCAGGCAGTCGACTATATCAATCAAGTTAGACGTCGCGCTTATGGTAAGTTAAAACCAGAGGCTACTGATATCAACGAACATGATTTATCACTACAAATGGATGCATCAGAATTCGAAACGGCTATACGTGATGAACGCATGCGTGAATTTGCATTTGAACAGCAACGCAAATTTGATCTGATTCGTTGGGGTACATTTATCATAGAAATGCGCGCTGTAGTGGATCGCATGAATGTAGTGACTCCGAATGCGGCAAATTTATATGCGAAAGAACGCTTTGTGAATGCTCAGCATGAAAAGCATCTCATTTGGCCGATTCCTTCTATAGAATTGACGATGAATAAAGCAATGGTTCAAAATCCTGGTTGGTAA
- a CDS encoding DUF5017 domain-containing protein, translated as MKNLIFILSILVCFSSCKDVLDPEEITEFSVTTSKNSFKVGEEIPFQITGNPKTINFYSGEFGNNYDSIAGRIIPPGEIEFSFNLRYNYPTRTGSEFAVLASSDFTGERTDINAVEAATWTDITSRCIIKREDAYINSGIVNVSDLVVAGKPLYFAFKYIFDPSKGTSGAVMWINTVLVTSSTDNGKQTISSSLISDFPSYAAVSIDKNPYRSDNRSSNLVMWNNANAVVDGITYTPTTYTEEYFVSRGYPVGSSIDNGPDKPLTLKSYSDARVDAFKYAFTKPGNYKVVFEAINTSINGNNKVIKEINLTVTE; from the coding sequence ATGAAAAATTTAATCTTTATATTAAGCATATTGGTTTGTTTCTCTTCCTGCAAGGATGTCTTAGATCCGGAAGAGATCACCGAGTTCTCTGTGACAACGAGCAAAAACAGCTTTAAAGTGGGAGAGGAGATCCCATTCCAGATTACGGGCAATCCGAAAACAATAAACTTTTACTCTGGCGAGTTTGGGAATAACTATGATTCCATTGCTGGACGTATAATTCCTCCGGGAGAAATTGAGTTTTCCTTCAATCTACGCTATAATTATCCGACACGTACCGGCAGCGAGTTTGCTGTCCTTGCTTCCTCAGATTTCACTGGCGAGCGCACCGATATTAATGCCGTAGAAGCAGCAACATGGACAGATATTACCAGCCGTTGTATTATTAAACGGGAAGATGCGTATATTAATTCAGGAATTGTGAATGTATCTGATTTAGTGGTTGCTGGAAAGCCTTTATACTTTGCGTTCAAATATATCTTTGATCCATCGAAAGGAACTTCTGGTGCAGTGATGTGGATTAATACCGTTCTCGTTACAAGTTCTACAGATAATGGAAAGCAGACGATCAGTTCATCGCTAATAAGTGATTTCCCGAGTTATGCCGCCGTGAGCATTGACAAGAATCCTTATCGTTCCGACAATCGTTCATCAAATCTCGTCATGTGGAATAATGCCAATGCCGTGGTGGATGGTATAACCTATACACCGACAACCTATACAGAGGAGTATTTTGTGAGCAGAGGTTATCCTGTAGGTTCATCGATTGATAATGGACCCGATAAACCGCTCACCTTGAAATCGTATTCCGATGCCCGTGTCGATGCTTTCAAATATGCATTTACAAAACCAGGAAACTATAAAGTGGTATTTGAAGCCATAAACACCTCCATCAATGGAAATAATAAGGTTATCAAAGAGATCAATCTAACCGTTACAGAATAG
- a CDS encoding acetylxylan esterase, with product MKNSIIKGLLLALCLQLVQVSMAQISTMGIDVQPAGATLASENPLLTIGLNHKDWMYQVGEEVIFEIEFKGDGEKPKDITYAYGLERMKPTKSGKLKWKGNKASIKAGKYNAPSFIRCIISYTADGKELQASATAAIAPEKIQPTIASPSDFNEFWAAAIKKSKSIGLQTKLTPMANQPSALVDVYQVEYAFENDGVQKFYGALCVPKKAGSYPAIIRFPGAGWVPLSADIKTAEEGYISLSLYIHGRPVNKDLAYYKDLQENDLKDYQFKGITDRDSAYYKNVILGCVRSVDLIYSLKEFDGKNVLSWGSSQGGALSIISTSLEPRIKYAVALCPAMCDYTGYLNGRAGGWPHYFAADKLEESKKAKMLETLPYYDVVNFAKNIRVPMYFSWGFNDVTTPPTSFYSAYNQVKGDKKLFIIPEGVHRIYPEQVTKTYSWLKAQIKP from the coding sequence ATGAAAAACAGCATCATCAAAGGTCTGCTACTTGCGCTTTGTCTGCAGTTAGTACAGGTATCCATGGCGCAGATCAGCACCATGGGTATCGATGTGCAGCCTGCTGGAGCGACCTTAGCCAGTGAAAATCCACTGTTGACTATTGGACTCAACCATAAAGACTGGATGTATCAAGTCGGTGAAGAAGTCATCTTTGAAATCGAGTTTAAAGGAGATGGTGAAAAACCGAAGGATATTACCTATGCCTACGGTTTGGAGCGTATGAAACCTACAAAGTCAGGTAAGCTGAAATGGAAAGGGAATAAAGCATCGATAAAAGCTGGAAAATACAATGCGCCAAGCTTTATTCGTTGTATCATTTCTTACACTGCGGATGGAAAAGAACTTCAAGCATCGGCGACAGCAGCAATTGCTCCAGAGAAGATTCAGCCAACCATCGCTAGTCCGTCAGACTTTAATGAATTCTGGGCAGCAGCAATTAAAAAATCGAAGTCTATAGGTCTGCAAACTAAGCTTACGCCGATGGCTAATCAGCCATCCGCATTGGTTGACGTCTATCAAGTGGAATACGCTTTTGAAAATGACGGCGTACAGAAGTTCTATGGGGCACTATGTGTTCCAAAGAAAGCAGGGAGCTATCCTGCGATTATTCGTTTTCCAGGCGCTGGCTGGGTGCCCTTGAGTGCAGATATTAAGACTGCTGAGGAAGGGTATATTAGCCTGAGCTTGTATATCCATGGGCGACCAGTAAATAAGGACCTCGCATATTACAAAGATCTACAAGAAAATGACTTAAAAGACTATCAATTTAAAGGAATTACTGATCGCGACTCAGCGTATTATAAGAATGTAATTCTAGGCTGTGTTCGTTCGGTCGATCTAATTTATTCCCTGAAAGAATTCGATGGCAAGAACGTCTTATCGTGGGGATCGAGCCAAGGAGGCGCATTATCGATTATCAGTACCTCCTTGGAGCCGAGAATTAAATATGCCGTTGCGCTCTGCCCAGCGATGTGTGATTATACGGGTTACTTAAATGGTCGCGCAGGTGGATGGCCACATTATTTCGCGGCAGATAAATTAGAAGAATCTAAGAAAGCTAAAATGCTAGAGACGCTACCATATTATGATGTCGTTAATTTTGCAAAGAATATTCGTGTTCCCATGTATTTTTCTTGGGGATTTAATGATGTGACGACGCCACCTACTTCCTTTTACTCTGCTTACAACCAAGTCAAAGGCGATAAAAAGTTATTTATCATTCCCGAAGGCGTACATCGTATTTACCCGGAACAAGTAACGAAAACCTATAGCTGGCTTAAAGCGCAAATCAAACCATAA